The proteins below are encoded in one region of Candidatus Neomarinimicrobiota bacterium:
- a CDS encoding DUF4390 domain-containing protein — protein MLQFLSDKLGAGALIVSQLLLTAFVGTDPYFQDVILEVKGDRLFCSAILMESFTPDLDMLLQSGDTVVIHFEIDLVNASNDSIVAMANWEHQFRYSLLEDDYDVYRSEVDETKQVYTLEAAKEEWVKIENALFCRMRVMEDDKYYYLRISAFMEEMDMPGITDRINLMSFWNRIRPIHISEPFEKRQLVL, from the coding sequence GTGCTACAGTTCTTATCTGATAAACTGGGTGCTGGTGCACTCATCGTTTCTCAGCTTTTGCTGACGGCATTTGTTGGAACCGATCCCTACTTTCAGGATGTGATTCTGGAAGTGAAAGGCGATCGGCTTTTCTGTTCTGCCATCCTCATGGAGAGTTTTACTCCAGATCTTGATATGCTCCTCCAATCTGGTGATACGGTAGTTATTCATTTTGAGATAGATCTGGTGAATGCATCAAATGATTCCATCGTCGCAATGGCTAACTGGGAGCATCAATTTCGCTATTCGCTATTAGAAGATGACTATGACGTCTACCGCAGCGAGGTTGATGAAACCAAGCAGGTCTACACGCTGGAAGCTGCAAAAGAGGAGTGGGTTAAAATTGAAAATGCTTTATTCTGTCGCATGCGAGTCATGGAAGATGATAAGTATTATTATTTAAGAATTTCTGCTTTTATGGAAGAAATGGACATGCCTGGCATTACAGACCGAATTAATCTTATGTCCTTCTGGAATAGAATCAGACCCATACATATCTCGGAGCCATTCGAGAAAAGGCAGTTGGTCTTGTGA
- a CDS encoding PDZ domain-containing protein: protein MTKNTDHLAAWSNLSGTLIAIASHGALAIVMTFAFSLLIASPAFAEGGTQIQIDISQDLEQELEDVAMEVQEALDEIGVETGIKINIDDDDNDSRPKLGVYLSDMDFEDAYKMRYPYAHGVLVNGTVNNGAADKAGIIEDDIIMFFGGAKVRYEDHLVRLIRSKKFGDQVSIVFWRDEAIDSTVATFVAPAKKEKETQLKMADKDKKEKKRKNSRGYGGGGFTPMLVQDEFVDMVDLMTKLGLSSTPFREEGIVMWGGSGQGYVGNGWFLGGFGNWGGVSNTVTATHSTSAATVEREVTFNMGYGGLTIEKRLAPFSWATISGGVGLGLGGIDLNVTQNDGEFTWDTVNDELIDTKSTSVNFSKNYAIAHPRASVMIRLTGWMRLKAEYGYLYGYGFSDGWKTTLGNNALDKEMESYELVGSAGKLSELSAPTMSLGLWFGF, encoded by the coding sequence ATGACTAAAAACACAGATCATCTGGCAGCCTGGAGTAACCTCTCCGGAACATTGATCGCCATAGCGAGCCATGGAGCTCTGGCGATAGTGATGACATTTGCATTCTCACTACTGATCGCAAGCCCAGCCTTTGCAGAGGGTGGAACCCAGATCCAAATCGATATCTCTCAAGACCTGGAGCAGGAACTTGAAGATGTGGCCATGGAGGTGCAAGAAGCCCTGGATGAAATTGGTGTGGAAACAGGCATCAAAATCAATATAGATGATGATGATAATGATTCACGTCCCAAACTGGGCGTTTATTTAAGTGACATGGATTTTGAAGATGCATACAAGATGCGCTACCCATATGCCCACGGTGTATTGGTGAATGGTACTGTTAATAACGGAGCTGCTGATAAAGCCGGAATCATTGAAGATGATATCATCATGTTTTTTGGCGGAGCAAAAGTTCGTTATGAGGATCACCTCGTACGCTTAATCCGTAGCAAGAAATTCGGCGATCAGGTGAGTATTGTCTTCTGGAGAGATGAAGCAATCGACTCCACAGTAGCAACATTTGTAGCACCTGCAAAGAAGGAAAAAGAAACTCAGCTGAAAATGGCTGATAAAGATAAAAAAGAGAAAAAACGCAAAAACTCCCGTGGCTACGGTGGTGGTGGTTTCACACCCATGCTGGTCCAGGATGAGTTCGTTGACATGGTTGACCTGATGACCAAGCTTGGTCTCTCATCAACACCTTTCCGTGAAGAAGGAATCGTTATGTGGGGTGGATCTGGTCAGGGATATGTTGGTAATGGCTGGTTCCTGGGTGGCTTTGGAAACTGGGGTGGTGTGAGCAATACAGTGACAGCTACCCATTCAACTAGCGCAGCAACTGTTGAGCGTGAAGTAACCTTCAATATGGGTTACGGTGGATTGACCATTGAAAAGAGACTGGCTCCCTTCTCATGGGCTACCATTAGTGGAGGTGTTGGGCTGGGACTAGGTGGCATCGACTTGAATGTGACCCAGAATGATGGTGAGTTCACTTGGGATACCGTAAATGATGAGCTCATCGACACCAAGAGTACATCTGTCAACTTTTCTAAGAATTATGCCATTGCACATCCACGAGCCAGTGTCATGATCAGATTGACTGGCTGGATGCGACTGAAAGCTGAATACGGATATCTCTATGGATATGGATTCAGTGACGGCTGGAAGACCACACTTGGAAATAATGCCCTTGATAAGGAAATGGAATCATATGAATTGGTCGGCAGTGCAGGTAAATTATCTGAGCTGAGCGCTCCAACCATGTCCCTGGGCCTCTGGTTTGGATTCTAA